The Acidimicrobiales bacterium genome contains the following window.
TCGCGCTGGCCGAGCCGCTGGTCGCGCCCTTCCTCGCCCGCATCGACGCCCGCGGTGCGCTCCGTCACGACATCACGCTCGCCGAGGCGACCGAGTGGCTGATCGGTGTGCACCTCGGGCTGTTGAACCCGGTGTTCCCGCACCGAGGTCGCCACCAGACCGCCGACATGTTGCGCAAGTTCGTGGCGTACGCGCTGCTCGCCCCATCGTCCACCTGAACGCAAGAGCCGGTCGTCAGCGGCGACGCCGCCCGCGACCTCGAGGGTCCGGCAGTGCCTGGATTCGAGTCCGTCGCGCGCCGCGGCCGTCAGCAGCGTGGCTGAGGCGGGCCTCCGCCCAGCGCGCCGCGCCGCCGGCTGACAGGTGGGTCAGCTCGCCGGGCGGAGCGCAGCCGTCGGCGCAGCCGCAGCCGATGTCCACAAGTGGGTCGCGGCAAGCGCGCGCCACGGGCGCCAACTGTCGGCGCGCGCGGTGAGGTCGCGCTCGGTCGCCATCCGCTCCGCCCCCGGCGGGGTGACCGCCCGGCGCAGGCCGAGGTCGCCGGCAGGGAAGGCGTCGGGCTCGCCGAGGCGGTAGGCGAGGTAGTGCGCCGTCCACGGGCCGAGCCCCGCGACGGCCGTGACGGAGGCGACGAACTCGTCGAGCGGCGCGCTGCGGTCCAAGCGGATGCGGTCGTCGCGGACGGCGGTGGCGAACCCGGCGATCGCCGAAGCGCGCGCCGCGGTGAACCCGAGACCCGACAAGTCGGTGCCGGCGAGGCAGTCGGCGGAGGGGAACAGATGGGTCAGGCCGAGCGGTTCGAGACCGGGCACGGGCCGGCCGAGCTCGGTCGCGATCCTGCCCGTGAGCGTGGTCGCGCCGGCCACGCTCACCTGCTGGCCGGCGATGGCCCGCACGCCGGTCTCGAACGGGTCCCACGTGCCCGGCACGGCGCGGCCGGGGTGCGCGCGCACGAGCGGGCCGAGGAGCGGATCGCCGGCGAGGTGCACCCGTGCGGCGTGAAGGTCGAGGTCGAGGTTCACGATGCGACGCGCACGCTGGACCAGGTGGATCAGCTCCTCCCAGTGCGGCAAGTGCAATCGAAGCAGGAGGTGCTCGTCGTCGCACGGTTGCAGCTCGAGGACGCCGGCGTCGCCGTCGACCTCGATCGTGCGGCGGTACGTCGCCGCCGTGAGGTCGACGTGCTCCACCCCGGGGATGGCGCGCGGTGCGAGGAACGCGAGGACGGTCGGCCAGTCGAGCTCGCCGGGATGCGGGAGGCGGAGGGCGAGACCGCCGTCGGCCACCAGGCGGTCGGCGCGGCGGCGCCGCGCTCGCAGCTCGCGCGGCGTCGCGCAGAAGATCTCGACGCACGCCCGGTTGAGCTGGCGCACGCTGCCGAAGCCAGCGGCGTGGGCGATGTCGGTGACGGTCAGGTCGGTGTCGTCGAGCAGCCGGC
Protein-coding sequences here:
- a CDS encoding AlkA N-terminal domain-containing protein; the encoded protein is MTQYSAVRTTGIYCRPGCPARPDPRNVRHFDQPAAAEAAGFRACLRCRPYRTAPGVSWSGPELVCRAVQLVLDGALDHGNEDGLGARIGVSARHLRRLFHEHVGATPDQLARSRRTHFARRLLDDTDLTVTDIAHAAGFGSVRQLNRACVEIFCATPRELRARRRRADRLVADGGLALRLPHPGELDWPTVLAFLAPRAIPGVEHVDLTAATYRRTIEVDGDAGVLELQPCDDEHLLLRLHLPHWEELIHLVQRARRIVNLDLDLHAARVHLAGDPLLGPLVRAHPGRAVPGTWDPFETGVRAIAGQQVSVAGATTLTGRIATELGRPVPGLEPLGLTHLFPSADCLAGTDLSGLGFTAARASAIAGFATAVRDDRIRLDRSAPLDEFVASVTAVAGLGPWTAHYLAYRLGEPDAFPAGDLGLRRAVTPPGAERMATERDLTARADSWRPWRALAATHLWTSAAAAPTAALRPAS